The DNA window TCCGCACGGTACAGGAGGTGAAAGGGGGTGAAAGGAGGTGAAAGGGGGGCATTGTGCAGCGCACCAGCAGATCCGGCCTGGGCTTCGTAGCGCGTGAGGGGGATGCTCACTCAACTGTGTCCTGCACGCCATTGTCACACATCTTGCCATCTATTCGCTGCCTTTTAAATGGAGCTCAAATGGATGaatgcgtgcgcgcgcgcgcacgcgggGACGCGCTCGCTTCTCGAATTGGCTTCAAGAGGCTTTTGGAACTATTATTTGACTTTTGGAATTTGGACTCGCAAAAAAAAGCTGCACGCTACGTGGAGCACCTGTTGCAGTTGCTGCCGCCATTTCTCCTGCGACTTGTCGACGCAAACTTTTCGTGAATGCTTTAAGCGAGACAAATGACGCCGCGGAGGAAAGAGTAGAAAGGTGGAGAGGGGAGGCTGCGAGTTCCACGCCATTGAAATGCAAATATGGCAGAACAAGGAGTGgttgtgcgcgcgcgcgcgtgtgcgtgtgcgtgtgttcccTGCATGCGCATGCAGCCGGGCAAGCCGTGGGAGAGGAGGGgcgcaaattttttttttttgtgagggggAGAGGAGACTTTGGATgagccgcacacacacacgcacgcacgcacgcacgcgcacacgcagcCTCCAGCCTCCTCCGACGACCTGCAGGAGCTCCTCTCTCCTCTCCTCCTTTTTCGGCGGATTCTTTCAACGGAAACTTGCAGGAACTTTTGCAATCTCGTCTCGTGGATGCATTTCAGGATTGTCGCCAAGCCACTGGcaacagcccccccccctccctttccCTCCCTTTCCCTCCCTCCCGGCTCGTCGTGAATCATGTCACGCCGAAAACAGAAGAGACCCCAACATCTCGTCAACAACGACCCAGGGGGGCCAAGGGTGCTCGCTCACGGTAAggaaacaacatttaaaacgagttcatattcatattcattctTTGCTGCTTTGGGCCCCTACTCAATGGAGGCCCCTGAGTCGTAAAGCAACAGGCTGCTGCTAAAGCTcttttaactgtgtgtgtgtgtgtgggggggggggggggggggggggggggggggggggaataatctTACACCCTTCATTCTATTGTAGTGATCTTCAATGGCGCCCCCTCACCCTCTCCTGCTTCTAGACTCAAACTTTGGAGTCCAGGGagacgtcccccccccccccccccccccccccccacactcatTGTCTTAATGGCAATTCAACACAACGTGGAAAAAGTTGACGATTTTGGAGGAAAATAAGCCAACATGAAAAAAGTAGAAATGTTATCAAGTCtttttgttcaagaaaaaaGGAATAATCCTTGCAAGAACAAAGACGTATTTTTGGGGGAGCAAAAGTCGTACTCTGGggaataaagtcctatttttccaagataaagtcTTCATATTATATTACAGTGAAAGTTATCATCATATTTTAAcgtgaatttcaaaaaaaaaatgaattcctCGTAATATGAAGCCTTTTAATCTAATTTGAGTTTGGATTTTTTGGAAGGACTTCTAAAAGACGACGGTTCATTTGGGGATGCGagatttacagtacatgtggAACTCACATCTGAGCTTCTAATTGGTCTAAAGCGAAGGGAGGGAGGAGCCATTGGTTCTTTTCTCGGCGCACCATCGAAAAGCTTAACGTTTGAAAACATCCTTcgttgcaaattattttgcggcCCCCCCAGCTCGACTGGGCGTCAACTCGAAACTTTCGCCACTTCCATTGGACTTTCCAAGGCAAAAGGTTTCCTTTTGGGTTATATCTCACTTTACCTCTGCAGGAGGGACTAGTTAAGTTCTCTCCATTgttaagcccccccccccccccccccccctcactctGCACTCAAGATTCTGAAAGAATTTGACCCCTGAGCAGCAGAGGTCAGATGAGCTGACCAATCAGAATGTGCGGACAGTGCCGGGACCCTCAGCCTGGCCTAACCCTTGACCCTCCTCTGTGACGTAATGGGGGAAGGGTGAATGGGGAGATGAAAGAAGGGGAgagggcgagggggggggggttaagggTTGTCTTGGTGATGTCCATTGTCCTAGAAAATGTGTTGCCAAGACAACAAGGTGGACTTGGAgcttttatgtgtgtgtttgaggacacacacacacacattcctacTTGATGGTTCACTGGTGTTTCTTCATAAGATGATTAGAACGAACCATCCAGGTGAGTTTCACCTGAAGACAGACAGATGGGTTAGAATAGTTAAAAACTGTCAatgaaaagaaggaaggaaggaaccgAGCTATACGACGTGTACTAAAAACACATTGTGCTAATTAAGCGATCCCGATCATTGAGCGCACACGCCCGATTCTTGGCGAAATGAATCCAGTGAGTCAGTTTCTCGGGCCAAGCAAACGGTCACACGCAAAGGATATTCGCATAATGCACCCAACGTTGCATTATGCAGCAggcaaaagtgtgctgtggaaccgtttgctgtcattttctttcctttcagaTGACCTCCTGCGCTTGAAGTCGCCATCCGCCTCTCTCGGGTCCGAAGTCACCTCTTCGgggtcctcttcctcttcctctccaaGCTCGCTCCAAGACCGCCAGCCGCCTTTGGCCCCACGCCCGTCCCCCGGCGGGCTACACGCGCCCTCCTTGCCCAACGAGAGCTCGCCCCCTCCCCACTGGCCCGACCACATTGCGACCTTCGCTACCTCCCTACCGAACACTCACTCGTCCCTCTCGCCGGACTTTCCTCACCCGTCGCTGTCTTCCCAGACTCGCTCGCCTCCCCCTCCGGGTCAGACCTCCGGCCGCCAAGTCCCGTCGTCGCATTCCGCCGTGGCCTCCCCGACGATGGGCGTTTCTGCCACCGCCACTActtcctcctcttcgtcctcccGGCGTGTGCCCACTCCACGCGGCGGCGGCAGCGACGACAGTCCGGCTCAGCACCGGGCTTCCGGCTTGCCCGGCCCCCAGGTTCTCCGGGTGCCCCCCACCCTCGCAGTACTGCTGGAGGAGCTTCGTGTCTTACAGCAGAGGCAAATCCACCAGATGCAGATCACCGAGGAAATTTGCAGGCACGTTTTGAAGCTCGGAGGCGCCGTCCTGGGGCAGGATGCCAACCCGCGAGTCAGCGGGGGCGAGAGCCACCAAAAAGCAGAGCCTTTGTCGCCGGCGCAACCCTCAACTGCCACGCCGGTCACCGCAGCCGCGGCCTCATTGCTAATGGGCCTTCCGTCACCCCTCTTTGCCCAGCCGCCGCTCTCCAAGCAAGGTCCTCCGCACGTCAACGGCAGCAGAACACCGTCGTCCGCGTCGTCTGCCGTGTCGAGCTCATCCGTGGCTTCCCTTCATCCGCTCTCTTTGTCTTTGGGGCTGCCGCCGCGCTCCTCGTCCAACGCCGCTTTATTTGCTCACGGCAGCGGAATGAGCTTCGCCGTCGGCAGCCATTCCCAGGAGCTCCaatctgcatcctcctctctggGCTCCGCCTTGGCGTCGGGACGACCGCAGCACATGTGCCGCTTTTGCGGCAAGGTCCTGAGCAGTGACTCGTCGCTGCAGATCCACCTGAGGTCGCACACGGGCGAGAGACCGTACCAGTGTCCGGtgtgtctgagccgcttcactaCGCGAGGAAACCTCAAAGCTCATTTCCTGCGCCACCGGGAGCAGAACCCAGAGCTTTCCCTCTCACTGCTGCCCCCCGCGCTCTCGGATCAGACACCGAGCGTCTCGGCCTCTGGCGCCgcgcagaggaggaggaagcgccGAGCCGATGACGACGAGTCATTTCCCGGAGTCAAAGGAAGCGTTCCCGCCGGCGTGACGGAGAACATGGCTCTGGGATTCCTGTCCGGCGCATCCCCGCGACCCTCTTCCTCTCTACCGCTGCCGCCCTCGGTGGACATGGCGCTGCTGTCCACAGCCCATTCCCTGCTCCAGTTGAATCGGGCCTCAGCGGTCGCTGGCGCGCCGGGCTCCGTGCTGCCTTCTTCCACATCGTCATCCTTGTCCTCTTCCTCGCTAGCAAGTCAGTTGAAAGGAGTGAAGCAGCAGCGCTTTGATGAAAACACTCCTCCTCACACAGCCCTCCACACACCTGCCTCCTACTCCCAAGTGGCTCACCTCCCCAAGATCCTCTTCCCGGGGGGTGCCTCCCCACACCACCTGGCCCTCCTGCGGCCTACGGGCCACCCGTCTGCCTCCCACCTCTCTTCGGCACATCGGCTCCCCTTCCCTTTCCCGCCGTTCCCCAAAGCAAGCACCTcttctcctccctcctcctccccgaGCACCTTGGCTCAGACCTCAGACACCTCCAAACTGCAGCGTCTGGTACAGAAGCTTGAAAAGCAGCCGCAAGAAGGGGCCTCGTCTTCCTGCGCCCCCTCGCCCACCCTGCTGGAGTCCAACACTAACGGTCACGATCTGACCACTGCCTCCGGTGCCTATCGCAGGGAAATGTTAGCCACTCTCGGCCTCAGTCCCAACGCCAGCCAAGGGCCCCGAGGCGCCACCTCCGCCGCCACCGCAACTGCCGCTTCACCTCTGACTGCCGCTCAGGCAGCCAATCAGTGCGGTGTGTGCCTGCGGGTCCTCAGCTGCGCTCGAGCCCTGCGCTTGCACCAGGCCACCCACCTGGgagagcgccccttcccttgtAAGCTCTGCGGCCGCTTCTTCTCCACAAAGGGCAGCCTCAGGGCCCACCTGGCCACTCATCGAGCCAGACCAGCGAACTCCCGGGCACTTAACTCCTGCCCGCTGTGCCCACGCAAGTTCACCAATGCCTTAGTGCTCCAGCACCACATCCGCCTTCACCTCGGAGGCCAAATACCGCCCGATGAAGACGCCATGCAAACAGAAGATGGCGCAGAAACAGAGAACACGGCATTTGTTGATGATGTGGGGAGCGATTCGGGTAGCTCACCGTCGCGGGCGCAACAGCTCCTCCCGCTGGGCCTTACAAGTGCAACCTGCAAAAATGCCACTGGCAAAACAGTCACAGCTTGTGATGTCAAGACGGAGCCATCTGAGGATTCCGCACCCAGTGTCAGCCCACCCCTGACCCATAATCCCCACTTGGCAGGAGCTGAGGACCCCCTGGATCTGAGCGATAACCACCTCCACGAAGGTATCCCCCTGAACGATTCCCAACCTGACCTGGGAACCCCTGGCAAAGCCCCCTCAGACAACTCTGGTTCTGCCGCAGTGAATGGCAGTGACGGCGCTCTCTCCTTGTGCATTTCAAAGCTCGACGCGCCCAACGAAACTGCCGACGGTGACGGCTACAAATGCACCCTGGCTCGAAATCCTTTGCGTGCGCTCAGCCCTCCAGCCAGCCCAGCAACGTGCAGCTCAGCAGCTGACGTTAGCGCCCCAGAAGCGTTCCGAAGTGAAGGCGAGAGAGACAACAACACGTTCACAGTCCCACAACCTCTGACAGCGGCAGAACCACAGGAGAGTTCAGAGAGCCCTGAGCCGCCTGTCGCGGCGTCAGGAACACGCTCCCAATATCTCCGCTCGGACAAACCCTACAACTGCTCCCAGTGCGGAAAGACGTACGCCAGCCGCAGCGGCCTAAAGGTACACCTTTGCCATTGATCAATTTCGTAGCGTGACGCGCTTTCATGCAGGACTGTTTCTCTCATCCGCAGGGTCACATGAAAACTCACCCCGTAGCTTTGGCCGCCTCCTCGAAGGCTCAAAGCGACAAGAGCGACGCTGCCGAGGATCCGAGCTCCATGGAAGAGAAGAACGAAGGCCGCGCAGATCCAGGAGCAAAGCATTGCGATGAGGCTGCCTGCTGAACTTATggacattacaacataagacagtGTAGTGTGTACATACTCTTGACAGTCCAATGTCCTTTTTCTAGTCCTTTCGTCTCATATAGGTGATAGAGTGTACCCCGCaactcgcccgaaggtagctgggataggctccagctcgcccgtgaccctagtgaggataaggggtacgggagatgaatgaatggacaaccccaattccgaccaagttgggaccttgtgttaaacagaaatcaaaacagaatacaatgatttgcaaatcctgtttgacctatatttcattgaatacgctacaaagacaagatatttcatgttcaaactgatcaacttgattgtttttagcaaataatcatgaacttagaatttgatggctgcaacacgttccccaaaaagctgggacaggctcatgtttcccactgtgttacatcaccttttctttgaacaacattcaatcaacgtttgggaactgaggacgctcatcgttgaagctttgtacgtggaattctttcccattctcgctcgatgtacagcttcagccgttcaacagtccggccggggtctccgttgtcgtagtagtgacgcttcataatgcgccacgcattttcaatgggagacaggtctggactgcaggcaaggcCCAGTCTAGTAGCCGCGCTCTTTTAGTACGAAGCCacgaatgtggtttggcattgtctcgctgaaataagcaggggtgtccttgaaaaagacgtcgcttggatggcagcatatgtatctccgaaacctgtatgtacctttcagcatgaatggtgccgtcacagatatgcaagttacgcacgccattggcactaacacagccccataccaccacagatgctggcttttgaacttggcgtccataacagtccggatggttcttttcctctttggcccggaggacacgacgtccacaatttccaaaaacaatttgaaatgcggactcgtgggaccacagaacacttttccactttgcgtcgatcatccatcttagatgagctcgggtcccagagaagccggcggcgtttctgggtgtcgtcgataaatggcttttgctttgcatggtagactttcaagttgcacttccggatgtagcgccgaactgtattgactgactttggttttctgaagtgctcctgagcccatgcggtgatatcctttgcacactgatgtcggtttttgatgcagtgccgcccgagggatcgaaggtcacgggcattcaatgttggttttcggtcttgccgctcgcgtgcagtgatttctccagattctctgaacctttggatgatagaaatccctcaattccttgcaattgtacgttgaggaacattgtccttaaactgttgggactcttttctcacgcacttgttcacaaagaggcgaacctcgccccatctttgcttgtccttttctagccaatcacggcagccgcctgttcccaatgagcctgtgggatgttccaaacggctgtttgatgagcattcctcaacttttttgtcacctggcccagcttttttggaacgtgttccaagttcatgattatttgctaaaaacaacgacgtttgtcagtttgatcatgaaatatctcgtctttgtagtgtattcaatgagaTATAGGTCGAccgtgatttgcaaatgattgcattctgttttgattcatgtttaacacaacgtcccaacttcattggaattggggatgtCGTTTCATTTCTATTGACTGAAACTTTTAGAATGTTGCATGTCAAAGAGCTCAGCAGGGCCTTCTTGTCTCCACATCGGCACGGTCAATGTTAGATTCAAGTGTCTGACTTTCTTGTAAATGCGAGCGACCTCGTATGCCTTACTTTCTTTGTTCTGCAACGGCGACGCTGCTGCCGAACGTATGCGCTGCTCCAGCATCTCCGGCTCTGAATGTGTCGCTAAGCGTGGCTAACGCTACTCACGATGATTGTTGACCAGGTAACCCCAGGCAGGCACCACCCCATCTTAAAGCGTACCTGCTTTTTGACAGTCCAaccaaatgtttgaaaatcGTAAGCCCTTTTTATATAAATCTGTTCCCAAGGTAATAAAACAATGGCAATGTAAACATCCGACGTGCTTTGTTTCCTCTCCGTCTTCGAATACTCCATGAGCGAGCACAGCTCCTACGTCTAGCTATTGATTTCATTTTCGAGCGCAAGCGCTGGTTTCGTCGTGAGGCGATCCGCTAGCAGGGAGTGGGCGTCATTTTGTGGCATCGGGGGATCGCCATCATATGCCGAGTTACAAAGCCGTCTTTCTTAGCATTCTCACATTGGCCAACATTCAATGTTGGCCAATGTGTGTATGGATGAGGAGTGGGAggtttcttttgtcagcttttTCGAGCCCCCCGTTTTATAATGTTCCCccgtttgtgtgtatgtgtgagagaaagataatcagtctgtgAGGGTATGATTGTGGGTGCAGCTGTAGAGGCCATCATCTCACCACCCCACCACCTCCCTTCTCTGTGTCATACCCTCTTTCATTTTCGCTTTCATTTCACTCCTTTGCACCCCCTCTTCCATCCCACCCATGTAATGAGCTGACACACAGGAAGCTCTAATCCTCACACAATACTCCCCCCCGAGCCACCCCGGACCCCTCAAGAGCGGGGAGCGGGACGGGGGTCGACGGGGACGGACCTGACCAGCTGTcccccaaaatggccgcctttAATCTTCCCGGTTTTCAGCCTACATGGCAACGGGTCGCCAAGGGGAAGAACGCCAGGCACAGCAAGCGGTACAAAAGCGCCGAGATCACCGTCGAGTGTTTCTCATTCACTTCAATGCATATTCACTCGATCGTCCTCAACGGGAACATGCGAACACACCATTTTAAACTGCATCCAAAGCAGACGTTTGGGGCAAAGGAATGTGCAAAATCACAACACAATTGGCAGAAAACACTTCAAAATGATTCGAATATAGAGTACAATTGTGCATCAAAGTCTTCATGCCGTGTGTCTACTTCGAGGGGCCACCAGAGGGCGCCCTTCTCACACATTCTGCAGCCTTGCCggatacattttacacaattgcATTCAgttccatttgtgtgtgtgtggtttcttGGAAAGTTTAACTCGGacttttcctgcctttttttctgtGAGGTTGACGATAAATACGTCACTTTGGATCGGAGTGCCAAAAATAACTGTGAAAGGACCCCTGGTAGCCCATCACTTTGTACGGCCATCAGGTTAGACGTGTGCTGTCATTCAAGTCACTCAGTAGACACAAAGGCAGTTAATTgtgacacccccccccaccccccaccccccccggaGCAATCCcaagccaccccccccccccccccccacccctcaacACGCCTTTCCTCGGCATAAAGCACGAGTGCATAAAAAGGCTCAAGTGCACGAGCAAGAGGAAGCAGCAGAGGAAGAGGACCCAGCAGTTCAGTGTAGCGCAACatcagcacactttttttttggggggagccaTCTGCAAGGACACTGGAGAAGGTAagctttgaaatgttttgcgGCTAGTTTGATCATTTTCCTCTCTCTGAATCCCAGCAATGAAAGAGACTTCCGTTTTTCGCCTTAAATACGACATGGATTGCGAGGGCGCTCAATGACAGGAATTGATCAGTCTTTGTTTCCCTGATAAGGAGCTGAGGGAGAATCTAACCTTGAGTAGGTGGACTTATCAGCGCCGCCTTCGGACCTTGCTCCCACGCTTctgtgggggggcgggggggatgtGGCACCGCTGATCACATGCGAAGACAAACTCCTGGGCTGCTCCTCTTCTACTCGTGAAAGGTAACAACAGCTTCTCCTCCTCGAGCAGCGTGTTGTCACGACAACTTCTCCACTCCTAGGACTCTTTTCTTCTCTCCATTTGCCATTGTTGAAAGAATGCTTGTAGAGAAACAGAGCACACTTTAGTCGACTGTAAAGAGGCTTATTTGCATACAATGTGCATACTTCTGTAATCTTCATCCAATCAGGGGCCGGAAATGCGAAGAACAAGAACAA is part of the Phyllopteryx taeniolatus isolate TA_2022b chromosome 23, UOR_Ptae_1.2, whole genome shotgun sequence genome and encodes:
- the si:ch211-212k18.5 gene encoding sal-like protein 4 isoform X1 encodes the protein MNPVSQFLGPSKRSHAKDIRIMHPTLHYAAGKSVLWNRLLSFSFLSDDLLRLKSPSASLGSEVTSSGSSSSSSPSSLQDRQPPLAPRPSPGGLHAPSLPNESSPPPHWPDHIATFATSLPNTHSSLSPDFPHPSLSSQTRSPPPPGQTSGRQVPSSHSAVASPTMGVSATATTSSSSSSRRVPTPRGGGSDDSPAQHRASGLPGPQVLRVPPTLAVLLEELRVLQQRQIHQMQITEEICRHVLKLGGAVLGQDANPRVSGGESHQKAEPLSPAQPSTATPVTAAAASLLMGLPSPLFAQPPLSKQGPPHVNGSRTPSSASSAVSSSSVASLHPLSLSLGLPPRSSSNAALFAHGSGMSFAVGSHSQELQSASSSLGSALASGRPQHMCRFCGKVLSSDSSLQIHLRSHTGERPYQCPVCLSRFTTRGNLKAHFLRHREQNPELSLSLLPPALSDQTPSVSASGAAQRRRKRRADDDESFPGVKGSVPAGVTENMALGFLSGASPRPSSSLPLPPSVDMALLSTAHSLLQLNRASAVAGAPGSVLPSSTSSSLSSSSLASQLKGVKQQRFDENTPPHTALHTPASYSQVAHLPKILFPGGASPHHLALLRPTGHPSASHLSSAHRLPFPFPPFPKASTSSPPSSSPSTLAQTSDTSKLQRLVQKLEKQPQEGASSSCAPSPTLLESNTNGHDLTTASGAYRREMLATLGLSPNASQGPRGATSAATATAASPLTAAQAANQCGVCLRVLSCARALRLHQATHLGERPFPCKLCGRFFSTKGSLRAHLATHRARPANSRALNSCPLCPRKFTNALVLQHHIRLHLGGQIPPDEDAMQTEDGAETENTAFVDDVGSDSGSSPSRAQQLLPLGLTSATCKNATGKTVTACDVKTEPSEDSAPSVSPPLTHNPHLAGAEDPLDLSDNHLHEGIPLNDSQPDLGTPGKAPSDNSGSAAVNGSDGALSLCISKLDAPNETADGDGYKCTLARNPLRALSPPASPATCSSAADVSAPEAFRSEGERDNNTFTVPQPLTAAEPQESSESPEPPVAASGTRSQYLRSDKPYNCSQCGKTYASRSGLKGHMKTHPVALAASSKAQSDKSDAAEDPSSMEEKNEGRADPGAKHCDEAAC
- the si:ch211-212k18.5 gene encoding sal-like protein 2 isoform X2, giving the protein MSRRKQKRPQHLVNNDPGGPRVLAHDDLLRLKSPSASLGSEVTSSGSSSSSSPSSLQDRQPPLAPRPSPGGLHAPSLPNESSPPPHWPDHIATFATSLPNTHSSLSPDFPHPSLSSQTRSPPPPGQTSGRQVPSSHSAVASPTMGVSATATTSSSSSSRRVPTPRGGGSDDSPAQHRASGLPGPQVLRVPPTLAVLLEELRVLQQRQIHQMQITEEICRHVLKLGGAVLGQDANPRVSGGESHQKAEPLSPAQPSTATPVTAAAASLLMGLPSPLFAQPPLSKQGPPHVNGSRTPSSASSAVSSSSVASLHPLSLSLGLPPRSSSNAALFAHGSGMSFAVGSHSQELQSASSSLGSALASGRPQHMCRFCGKVLSSDSSLQIHLRSHTGERPYQCPVCLSRFTTRGNLKAHFLRHREQNPELSLSLLPPALSDQTPSVSASGAAQRRRKRRADDDESFPGVKGSVPAGVTENMALGFLSGASPRPSSSLPLPPSVDMALLSTAHSLLQLNRASAVAGAPGSVLPSSTSSSLSSSSLASQLKGVKQQRFDENTPPHTALHTPASYSQVAHLPKILFPGGASPHHLALLRPTGHPSASHLSSAHRLPFPFPPFPKASTSSPPSSSPSTLAQTSDTSKLQRLVQKLEKQPQEGASSSCAPSPTLLESNTNGHDLTTASGAYRREMLATLGLSPNASQGPRGATSAATATAASPLTAAQAANQCGVCLRVLSCARALRLHQATHLGERPFPCKLCGRFFSTKGSLRAHLATHRARPANSRALNSCPLCPRKFTNALVLQHHIRLHLGGQIPPDEDAMQTEDGAETENTAFVDDVGSDSGSSPSRAQQLLPLGLTSATCKNATGKTVTACDVKTEPSEDSAPSVSPPLTHNPHLAGAEDPLDLSDNHLHEGIPLNDSQPDLGTPGKAPSDNSGSAAVNGSDGALSLCISKLDAPNETADGDGYKCTLARNPLRALSPPASPATCSSAADVSAPEAFRSEGERDNNTFTVPQPLTAAEPQESSESPEPPVAASGTRSQYLRSDKPYNCSQCGKTYASRSGLKGHMKTHPVALAASSKAQSDKSDAAEDPSSMEEKNEGRADPGAKHCDEAAC